A single window of Vibrio alfacsensis DNA harbors:
- a CDS encoding sulfatase-like hydrolase/transferase translates to MPNLYQFAQDNQNFVNHYSSSNDTYGAFGLFYGLPSSYASGIKAQGTAPVLLDVLNDQEYSFGLFSGNGFEDDLYSEVIFRNLNLAQQLDGSQAHTDKQSISDWNTWLTEQAKQPWFSFIEVTTVDNFESEPASSNQETSAGERFKRAYKQAVKSADITVDSVIESLEQQQLLDNTVVIITSNHGSEFNETNTNSWGANSNYSRYQLQVPMIIHWPGMMPGEFSHSTSHLDLSVTLLQDMLGVSSNPYDYSSGRNLFDESRRRWILAGDTREIALITGAQTTVIDKFGNYKLFDDNYKRLRETSPKLPVLMQGLTELQRFYSKAN, encoded by the coding sequence ATGCCAAACTTGTATCAGTTTGCGCAAGACAACCAAAATTTTGTCAATCATTACAGCTCAAGCAATGATACTTATGGTGCGTTTGGCTTGTTCTATGGGCTTCCAAGCAGCTATGCGAGCGGTATTAAAGCGCAAGGCACTGCCCCTGTGCTACTTGATGTCCTTAACGACCAAGAATACAGTTTTGGCCTATTCAGTGGTAATGGCTTTGAAGATGATCTGTATTCAGAAGTCATCTTCCGTAATCTTAACCTTGCCCAGCAACTTGATGGGTCTCAAGCCCACACAGATAAACAATCTATTAGTGATTGGAACACGTGGCTTACAGAGCAAGCAAAACAACCTTGGTTTAGTTTTATTGAAGTGACAACCGTAGATAACTTTGAATCGGAGCCGGCTTCATCTAATCAAGAAACCTCCGCTGGCGAACGTTTCAAGAGAGCGTACAAACAAGCGGTCAAATCTGCAGATATTACCGTTGATAGCGTTATTGAATCCTTAGAGCAACAACAGCTTCTCGATAATACAGTGGTTATCATTACTTCCAATCATGGTAGTGAGTTCAACGAAACCAATACGAATAGCTGGGGAGCGAACAGCAATTACAGCCGCTACCAGCTTCAGGTACCAATGATCATTCACTGGCCTGGAATGATGCCTGGTGAATTTTCTCACAGTACGAGCCACCTCGATCTTTCTGTAACGCTATTGCAAGATATGCTAGGGGTTTCCTCGAACCCTTACGATTACAGCAGCGGTCGTAATTTATTTGATGAAAGCCGTCGTCGTTGGATCTTAGCTGGTGATACTCGTGAGATAGCGTTAATAACTGGCGCTCAAACCACGGTTATCGATAAATTCGGGAACTACAAGCTGTTTGATGACAATTACAAACGTCTAAGAGAGACCTCGCCTAAGCTACCCGTGCTCATGCAGGGGCTGACCGAACTACAGCGTTTCTACTCAAAAGCGAATTAA
- a CDS encoding histone deacetylase, protein MLPFIYHPIYSQLTLPDGHRYPIMKYHYLYQAVKEKMMNDRWGGSIAFFQPQSLSAEEIKRVHDEEYVEHLVNGTMPAAKMRRIGFPWSEALITRTLTSAAGTVLAADKALEHGVAIHLSGGYHHAHKDFGSGFCLFNDLVIAAKHMLAKESVDKVLIIDSDVHHGDGTATLCEDEPDIVTLSFHCDKNFPARKPDSDLDVPLGRGTGDEAYLLTFKEVVQMAVNLHRPDMVIYDAGVDIHTDDELGYFNVSTQGIYERDRFLMQLMKDLSIPIAAVVGGGYRTDHSDLVPVHMQLICAAHDVFQSCY, encoded by the coding sequence ATGCTGCCTTTCATTTACCATCCTATCTACTCTCAGCTTACACTGCCTGATGGTCATCGTTACCCTATCATGAAATACCATTATCTTTATCAAGCGGTAAAAGAGAAGATGATGAATGATCGCTGGGGAGGCAGTATTGCGTTTTTCCAACCACAGTCCTTATCAGCAGAAGAGATAAAACGCGTGCATGATGAGGAGTATGTCGAACATCTTGTCAATGGCACAATGCCTGCTGCAAAAATGCGACGTATTGGATTCCCTTGGAGTGAGGCGCTGATTACTCGAACGCTGACCTCAGCCGCGGGCACCGTTCTGGCAGCAGATAAAGCCTTGGAACACGGAGTGGCGATACATTTAAGCGGTGGGTACCACCACGCCCATAAAGATTTCGGTAGTGGTTTCTGCTTGTTCAATGATCTGGTCATTGCTGCGAAGCATATGTTAGCGAAAGAGTCAGTCGATAAAGTGCTGATCATTGATAGTGACGTGCATCATGGGGATGGGACAGCAACGCTATGTGAAGATGAGCCTGATATTGTTACTTTGTCTTTTCACTGTGATAAGAACTTCCCTGCAAGAAAACCCGATTCCGATCTTGATGTGCCTCTAGGAAGAGGGACCGGCGATGAAGCGTATTTGCTGACATTCAAGGAAGTAGTACAAATGGCGGTTAATCTCCATCGGCCAGATATGGTGATCTATGACGCGGGTGTTGATATCCATACAGACGATGAGCTTGGGTATTTTAATGTTTCAACACAAGGGATTTATGAGCGGGATCGGTTCTTAATGCAATTAATGAAAGACCTATCTATTCCTATTGCTGCTGTGGTAGGTGGTGGGTATCGAACTGACCATAGCGATCTTGTACCAGTTCACATGCAATTGATCTGTGCAGCGCATGATGTTTTCCAATCGTGTTATTAA
- a CDS encoding mandelate racemase/muconate lactonizing enzyme family protein: protein MQFNELKITEVEVIHLRVPALDEACEWGEDGVLIRVHTNAGITGVGESDSSPMMIEACIKATQSHGSSQGLERLLIGENPLEIERLYTKMYNGTHYAGRRSTMIHAISAIDMALWDIAGQFYKVPVWQLLGGKFREKIRAYGTFIPSAIKEENIARTTELLAQGFTSLKFGGGPLGKNAETDYEIIKTVCETARGINKDVEIAIDLASAWRTAGHTIEMAKKLEEFNLLWIEEPITDDVLAGYRKVSQSTTQKLAGGETLTTRYEFANFIEKSGADFVQPDVTRCGGITEMVKIYDMAHMAGMKLVPHGFSTGILIAATVHFLASREHGDLIEYSQSTSPLFTSLVKNQIAFEDGYVAVPNTPGLGVELDEEIIAKYRVN from the coding sequence ATGCAATTTAACGAATTGAAAATTACTGAAGTAGAAGTTATCCACCTACGCGTTCCTGCTCTTGATGAAGCGTGTGAATGGGGTGAAGATGGTGTACTCATCCGCGTTCATACTAACGCTGGTATTACTGGTGTGGGTGAATCTGATAGTTCACCAATGATGATTGAAGCTTGTATCAAAGCAACACAAAGTCATGGTTCTTCTCAAGGCCTTGAGCGTCTACTGATTGGTGAAAACCCATTAGAAATCGAACGCCTATACACCAAAATGTACAACGGTACGCACTACGCAGGTCGTCGTTCTACCATGATCCATGCGATCTCTGCTATCGATATGGCGCTATGGGATATTGCTGGTCAGTTCTACAAAGTGCCAGTATGGCAACTGCTTGGCGGTAAATTCCGTGAGAAGATCCGCGCATACGGTACGTTTATTCCGTCAGCAATTAAAGAAGAAAACATTGCTCGCACGACAGAACTGCTTGCTCAAGGTTTTACTTCACTGAAATTTGGTGGTGGTCCACTAGGCAAAAATGCAGAGACTGACTACGAAATCATCAAGACAGTTTGCGAGACGGCTCGTGGTATCAACAAAGATGTTGAAATCGCAATCGATCTAGCAAGCGCATGGCGTACAGCTGGCCACACGATTGAAATGGCGAAGAAGCTAGAAGAATTCAATCTACTATGGATTGAAGAGCCAATCACTGATGACGTACTAGCAGGTTACCGTAAGGTTTCTCAGTCGACGACGCAAAAACTGGCTGGTGGCGAAACGCTAACAACACGTTACGAGTTCGCTAACTTCATTGAAAAATCAGGTGCAGACTTCGTTCAACCAGACGTAACACGTTGTGGTGGTATCACTGAAATGGTGAAGATCTACGACATGGCGCACATGGCGGGCATGAAGCTGGTTCCACATGGTTTCTCAACAGGCATCTTGATTGCTGCTACCGTACACTTCCTAGCGTCTCGTGAGCACGGTGACCTAATTGAGTACTCTCAAAGCACCAGTCCACTGTTTACGTCACTAGTGAAAAACCAAATTGCATTTGAAGACGGTTACGTAGCAGTGCCAAATACACCAGGACTTGGTGTTGAACTTGACGAAGAGATCATCGCGAAATACCGCGTAAACTAG
- a CDS encoding DMT family transporter — translation MSKPAPNKSLGLTIALVCAALWGASFPLGGVLAGKLDPVVLAIARYAIATLGFVMLFMLSKKHTLKKIQSKKDGFLLAAAGVSAQAVFFYFTILAYEYTSSGEIGVINGMAPFLTMLAVFVIDKIKPSAPKVFAVVLSLVGAGVIAYDPSNKIQGLNLGHLFALFGVLGFVTYNYILGKFGSDLNSRYDTFSSCFYQFAAATIALVFLGLVTGADFGSASVLVENGKHIGSILALGLLCSGIAYALWEVATLKTQDAVITTMALNVLPLFAMIVAYFLLGEVMTLQKLAGVVTVVIALCIYTAGDKFIKKPVVQEKAAA, via the coding sequence ATGAGTAAACCTGCTCCAAATAAATCACTTGGTCTAACTATTGCCCTTGTCTGTGCTGCCCTATGGGGGGCGTCGTTCCCTCTAGGCGGTGTCCTTGCGGGTAAATTGGATCCTGTTGTACTGGCTATTGCGCGTTACGCGATTGCAACGCTAGGTTTCGTAATGCTATTCATGCTTTCTAAGAAGCATACGCTGAAGAAAATCCAAAGCAAAAAAGACGGTTTTCTGTTGGCTGCGGCAGGTGTTTCTGCTCAAGCGGTATTCTTCTACTTCACTATCCTAGCTTACGAATACACGTCATCAGGTGAAATCGGTGTGATTAACGGTATGGCTCCGTTCCTAACCATGCTAGCGGTATTTGTGATCGACAAGATCAAGCCATCTGCACCAAAAGTATTTGCTGTTGTGCTATCTCTAGTTGGCGCAGGTGTGATTGCTTACGACCCATCGAACAAGATCCAAGGTCTAAACTTAGGTCACCTATTTGCACTGTTCGGTGTGCTTGGTTTCGTAACTTACAACTACATCCTAGGTAAATTCGGCTCAGATCTAAACTCTCGTTACGATACGTTCTCAAGCTGTTTCTACCAGTTTGCTGCAGCTACTATCGCGCTTGTGTTCCTTGGCCTAGTGACTGGTGCTGACTTCGGTTCAGCGTCTGTACTGGTTGAGAACGGTAAACACATCGGCAGTATTCTAGCGCTTGGTTTGCTATGTTCTGGTATCGCTTACGCGCTATGGGAAGTGGCAACACTAAAAACACAAGATGCGGTTATCACGACAATGGCACTGAACGTTCTTCCGCTATTTGCGATGATTGTTGCTTACTTCCTACTAGGTGAGGTAATGACACTTCAAAAACTGGCAGGTGTTGTGACCGTAGTTATCGCACTATGTATTTACACTGCAGGCGACAAATTCATCAAAAAGCCTGTTGTACAAGAAAAAGCAGCGGCGTAA
- a CDS encoding UxaA family hydrolase, producing the protein MTMTFKGYPRPNGTFGIRNSVMIVAIDECCEGIARNISKEIDDSVVVTNHYTCMYGGNEEMIDTIIHTSTNPNIAGVLVIAMGCGSIDPQMIAEPVRKEGLPVHTLTVIKNKGTIETIKDGIELAKELKAYADSVERVDAPVSALRIGIKCGGSDTSSGLASNPSVGAASDKLIDMGATTMAGELLELLGCEDILKARSVTPEVGEKIERLIAEDLKRWHVIEGTETMSIGNSVGGLTTIDEKSQGAMHKTGTRPIQDCLRINHIHREKPTTPGFYLTETTMLCGGAAMHFASLGCQLILWTAGAAGFNNSIVPVIRVSGNSSLITADMDINACGIMDATDTIDNVSNKIVERVFDVANGEPTNLEGIGFAYASLYQKDQRLEHVIGICPQ; encoded by the coding sequence ATGACCATGACATTTAAAGGTTACCCTCGTCCAAACGGTACATTTGGTATTCGTAACAGCGTAATGATTGTTGCTATTGATGAGTGTTGTGAAGGTATCGCACGTAACATCAGCAAAGAAATTGATGATTCAGTTGTTGTAACTAACCACTACACCTGTATGTATGGTGGTAATGAAGAGATGATCGATACGATCATCCATACGTCGACGAACCCGAACATCGCGGGCGTACTTGTTATTGCAATGGGCTGTGGTTCAATTGACCCGCAAATGATTGCAGAGCCAGTACGTAAAGAAGGTCTTCCAGTTCACACGCTAACGGTAATTAAGAACAAAGGTACTATCGAGACAATTAAAGATGGTATTGAGTTAGCAAAAGAGCTAAAAGCATACGCTGATAGCGTAGAGCGTGTTGATGCACCTGTATCTGCACTGCGTATCGGCATCAAGTGTGGTGGTTCTGATACATCAAGTGGTCTAGCTTCTAACCCATCTGTTGGTGCGGCATCTGACAAACTAATTGATATGGGCGCAACAACAATGGCAGGTGAACTACTTGAGCTGCTAGGTTGTGAAGACATTCTTAAAGCACGTTCAGTAACGCCTGAAGTTGGTGAGAAAATTGAGCGTCTGATCGCTGAAGATCTGAAACGTTGGCATGTAATCGAAGGCACGGAAACCATGTCTATCGGTAACAGTGTTGGCGGTTTAACGACGATCGATGAAAAGTCACAAGGTGCAATGCACAAGACAGGTACTCGTCCAATTCAAGACTGTCTTCGCATTAACCACATTCACCGTGAGAAACCCACAACACCAGGTTTCTACCTAACGGAAACAACCATGTTATGTGGTGGTGCGGCCATGCACTTCGCGTCTCTTGGTTGTCAGCTAATCCTATGGACTGCAGGTGCTGCAGGCTTTAACAACTCAATCGTTCCAGTAATCCGAGTGTCTGGTAACAGCTCTCTAATTACTGCAGATATGGATATCAACGCTTGTGGAATCATGGATGCAACAGACACTATCGACAACGTATCGAACAAGATCGTTGAGCGCGTGTTTGATGTTGCAAATGGCGAGCCGACCAACCTAGAAGGTATTGGTTTTGCTTACGCTTCTCTGTACCAAAAAGATCAACGTTTAGAACACGTTATCGGTATTTGCCCACAATAA
- a CDS encoding UxaA family hydrolase, with protein sequence MPIVGQWTINCLTIRQSKYNESNKTSSTDNVATLLGDVEKHELVQIISADNEVIAEIKALQKITFGNKIALGDIANDEHILKCGHSIGKSIVEIPQGQLVHVQNVRSERLDIPEAIIEEIIKQMGIEQ encoded by the coding sequence ATGCCGATTGTCGGACAATGGACAATTAACTGTTTAACGATAAGACAGAGTAAATATAATGAAAGCAATAAAACTTCTTCTACAGACAATGTAGCAACGCTACTTGGTGATGTAGAAAAACACGAACTAGTTCAGATCATTTCAGCAGACAACGAAGTCATCGCAGAAATTAAAGCGCTACAAAAAATCACTTTTGGTAACAAGATTGCGCTTGGCGATATCGCGAATGATGAGCACATTTTGAAATGTGGTCACTCAATCGGTAAGTCGATTGTTGAAATTCCACAAGGTCAACTTGTTCATGTCCAAAACGTTCGCAGCGAGCGCCTAGACATTCCAGAAGCAATCATCGAAGAAATCATTAAACAAATGGGGATCGAACAATAA
- a CDS encoding NAD(P)H nitroreductase: protein MDALELLLNRRSIAKLSAPAPEGKALENIIRAGLRAPDHGALTPWRFVIAQGESLKKLSDILVNAAEAENSDDAVIEKVKNAPFRAPMVITVIAKVTEHEKVPALEQYLSAGCAAQAMQMAAVAQGFQGFWRSGKWMFHPEVHQAFGLKGDDQIVGFLYLGTPGCTAMKVPERELSKFVEFL, encoded by the coding sequence ATGGATGCTCTGGAGCTTTTGCTTAACCGTCGTTCTATCGCTAAATTGTCTGCCCCTGCACCTGAGGGGAAAGCGTTAGAGAATATTATTCGAGCGGGCTTACGCGCGCCAGACCATGGGGCTCTCACGCCTTGGCGTTTTGTTATCGCTCAAGGTGAAAGCTTAAAGAAGCTCTCTGATATCTTAGTTAACGCGGCGGAAGCGGAAAACAGTGATGACGCTGTGATTGAAAAAGTGAAAAATGCCCCATTTCGTGCACCTATGGTGATCACCGTGATTGCCAAAGTTACCGAGCATGAAAAAGTACCCGCTCTAGAACAATATTTATCCGCTGGGTGCGCTGCGCAAGCAATGCAAATGGCAGCCGTTGCTCAAGGTTTCCAAGGTTTTTGGCGTTCCGGGAAGTGGATGTTCCATCCAGAAGTGCACCAAGCTTTTGGACTGAAAGGCGATGATCAAATTGTCGGCTTTCTTTATTTAGGGACGCCAGGCTGTACTGCAATGAAAGTGCCAGAGCGTGAACTCTCTAAGTTTGTTGAGTTTTTATAA